A window of Panicum virgatum strain AP13 chromosome 8K, P.virgatum_v5, whole genome shotgun sequence contains these coding sequences:
- the LOC120643660 gene encoding tubby-like F-box protein 13: MSFRSIVRDVRDGFGSLSKRGFEVSLLGHRRGKSHGAVHELHDPVPVVQNSCWASLPPELLRDVIERLEASEDTWPSRKNVVVCASVCRTWREVCREIVKNPEFSGKITFPVSLKQPGPRDGTIQCFIKRDKSTQIYYLYLCLSSTALVENGKFLLSAKRNCRATCTEYIISMNSGNVSRSTNTNTYIGKLRSNFLGTKFVIYDTQPPYNAASSTQTGKTSQRFYSKKASAKVSCSRYSIAQVSYELNVLGTRGPRRMNCVMHSIPASCLEAGGSVPCQPDSIVAHSLGGSFGSVSLSKSSVMDHSMHFSSARFSDVATGLGLGTEGWALFDDEECNDRPLVLRNKAPRWHEQLQCWCLNFRGRVTVASVKNFQLVAATQPAAGAPTPSQPAPAPPPDQEKVILQFGKVAKDMFTMDYRYPLSAFQAFAICLSSFDTKLACE; the protein is encoded by the exons ATGTCATTTCGTAGCATTGTGCGCGATGTAAGGGATGGCTTTGGGAGTTTATCTAAGAGGGGATTCGAGGTCAGTCTTCTGGGTCATCGCAGAGGGAAATCTCATGGTGCTGTCCATGAGCTGCACGACCCAGTGCCTGTGGTACAGAACAGCTGCTGGGCTAGCTTGCCTCCTGAATTACTTCGAGATGTGATTGAGAGGTTGGAAGCCAGTGAGGATACATGGCCTTCTAGGAAGAATGTAGTTGTTTGTGCATCTGTCTGCAGAACATGGAGAGAGGTGTGTAGAGAGATTGTCAAGAACCCAGAGTTTTCTGGGAAGATCACTTTTCCTGTTTCTCTGAAACAG CCTGGGCCTCGAGATGGAACTATACAGTGTTTCATTAAGAGGGATAAATCTACACAGATCTACTACCTGTACCTTTGTCTTAGCTCAA CCGCGCTTGTCGAAAATGGCAAATTCCTTCTGTCAGCAAAAAGAAACTGCCGTGCAACATGTACAGAATATATAATATCAATGAATTCTGGCAATGTTTCTAGGTCTACCAATACCAACACATACATTGGGAAATTGAG GTCAAATTTCCTTGGCACTAAGTTTGTAATCTATGATACTCAGCCGCCATACAATGCAGCAAGTTCTACACAGACAGGGAAAACAAGCCAGAGATTCTACTCTAAGAAGGCATCGGCAAAGGTTTCTTGCAGCAGGTACAGCATAGCACAAGTCTCATATGAGCTGAATGTCTTGGGAACTCGAGGTCCAAGGCGGATGAACTGTGTAATGCACTCCATACCAGCCTCGTGCCTTGAGGCTGGTGGAAGTGTCCCTTGCCAGCCGGATAGCATTGTTGCCCACTCTCTCGGCGGATCCTTCGGCAGTGTCTCCTTGTCAAAGTCATCTGTTATGGACCACTCTATGCATTTCAGCAGTGCTCGGTTCTCTGATGTTGCAACAGGCTTAGGCCTAGGGACTGAAGGCTGGGCATTGTTCGACGATGAAGAGTGCAACGACAGGCCTTTGGTCCTCCGCAACAAGGCTCCAAGATGGCACGAGCAACTTCAGTGCTGGTGCCTCAACTTCCGCGGTCGGGTCACGGTTGCTTCAGTCAAGAACTTCCAGCTGGTGGCTGCGACACAACCTGCTGCGGGAGCCCCGACCCCATCCCAGCCTGCTCCAGCACCTCCGCCGGATCAAGAGAAGGTCATACTGCAGTTCGGGAAGGTTGCCAAGGACATGTTCACCATGGACTACCGCTACCCGCTGTCAGCCTTCCAGGCCTTCGCCATCTGCCTGAGCAGCTTCGACACCAAGCTGGCCTGCGAATAA
- the LOC120643663 gene encoding uncharacterized protein LOC120643663 isoform X1, which produces MGAYRHGDGTRGGHLHRSLPQPRLVPARCLVADGTVSRLVPCGRTTIIGHRYRRPGSPNTKVDCAAVDIGAKGSFGFWRIDDDDNSFCTQPFLVKYSRQDIYLSVMVSFYIPNSEDEGPATSSVILKFDLIYIPTLGNGWTEVEDSSDTELVPVHEFRIPHKALLGLHSYCPVHFDALHSALVDLTIHIVYLKASVTKSSLKTMEQSFGSKSYDIVKASLISREILLEELKKMSNAIGNTLEDLDGTDLTLGKYETIHPSKSGLSSCNKGKGTPTKCTSPQLTGILRDFLESSGVMVGNTSEDVMLYTLSEEELLELFQIVSNQVSFIWNEFLKFHRTHRVKILDYLHAIWDFDRKVEWSIWIIHSKIEIPHRYLRSMTDDSPRHGHLLRISSSRKVHHDPIQNSMSQAELHRKSIAQMKINTRSIQDMHIYADPSCIPVVRIEKHVMIVPRHCSSEDFLTDTSEPGDTFLPPLLRGLSLEKNTSSFKSGYVLRAVIFVHGFQGHHLDLRLVRNQWLLLDPGAECLLSQINEDRTSGDFKEMGRRLANEVVAFLKRKLDRYSKNGSCQEMKLSFVGHSIGNVILRSALTEPKLQPFLKNLYTYMSISGPHLGYWYSSNSLFNSGLWLMKRLKGMQCMHQLTFSDDHDPQNTFFYKLCKLKTLEYFKNIILVSSPQDGYVPYHSARIDLCHASSSDNSRRGQVFTEMLNNCLDQIRAPTSEARVFMRCDVNFDQSAQGRNLNTMIGRAAHIEFLENDIYARFIMWSFPELFR; this is translated from the exons ATGGGCGCCTACCGCCATGGAGACGGCACACGAGGTGGCCATCTACATCGATCGCTTCCACAACCTAGACTTGTTCCAGCAAGG tgtttggttgcagatGGTACCGTATCAAGATTAGTGCCCTGTGGGAGGACGACGATCATAGGGCACCGATATCGCCGGCCAGGGTCACCCAATACGAAG GTGGATTGTGCAGCTGTTGATATTGGTGCGAAGGGCTCATTTGGCTTTTGGAGaatagatgatgatgacaatAGCTTCTGTACACAGCCATTTCTTGTTAAATATTCTAGGCAAGATATTTATCTATCAGTTATGGTGTCTTTCTACATACCCAACAGTGAAGATGAG GGTCCAGCAACTTCATCTGTTATACTGAAGTTTGATCTTATATATATCCCAACACTGGGAAATGGGTG GACTGAAGTTGAAGATTCAAGTGACACAGAACTGGTCCCTGTTCATGAATTTAGGATCCCACATAAAGCACTCCTGGGTTTACACTCATATTGCCCTGTTCATTTTGATGCTTTACACTCTGCTCTCGTGGATCTGACAATACACATAGTGTACCTGAAAGCCAGTGTGACTAAATCATCATTGAAG ACGATGGAGCAAAGTTTTGGCTCAAAGTCATATGATATTGTTAAGGCATCACTAATTTCtagggaaatacttcttgaggaaTTGAAGAAGATGAGTAATGCTATTGGTAATACTCTTGAGGATTTAGATGGCACTGACTTAACTCTTGGTAAATATGAGACAATCCATCCATCAAAGTCAGGTTTGTCTAGTTGCAATAAAGGGAAAGGTACACCCACAAAGTGCACTAGTCCCCAGCTGACTGGCATCTTACGTGATTTTCTTGAG AGTTCCGGTGTTATGGTTGGAAACACTTCTGAGGATGTCATGCTGTATACTCTGTCCGAGGAAGAGTTGCTTGAATTATTTCAAATTGTTAGCAACCAAGTCTCATTTATATGGAATGAGTTCTTGAAATTTCACAG GACACATAGAGTCAAGATATTGGATTATTTGCATGCTATTTGGGATTTTGATCGGAAAGTAGAATGGTCAATATGGATTATTCATTCAAAAATTGAGATTCCACATCGCTACTTGAGAAGCATGACTGACGATTCTCCTCGCCATGGCCATTTGCTTCGAATTTCCAGTTCACGGAAGGTCCATCATGAT CCTATACAGAATTCGATGTCACAGGCTGAATTGCACAGGAAAAGTATAGCACAAATGAAG ATTAACACAAGATCAATTCAAGATATGCATATTTATGCCGATCCTTCATGTATCCCTGTTGTCCGCATAGAGAAACATGTCATGATTGTTCCGAGACATTGTTCTAGCGAAGACTTTTTAACAGATACTTCAGAGCCAGGTGACACTTTTCTGCCACCTCTACTACGAGGACTATCTTTGGAGAAAAATACTAGTAGTTTTAAGAGTGGCTACGTATTACGAGCTGTCATTTTTGTGCATGGATTTCAG GGCCATCATTTGGATTTACGCCTTGTTCGAAACCAATGGCTTTTGCTTGATCCTGGAGCTGAATGCCTATTGTCTCAGATAAATGAGGATAGAACTTCAGGAGATTTTAAAGAAATGGGTAGAAGGCTTGCTAATGAAGTAGTGGCATTCCTCAAAAGGAAACTGGACAGGTATTCCAAAAATGGAAGCTGCCAAGAGATGAAGCTTAGTTTTGTTGGTCATTCTATTGGCAACGTTATCCTTAGAAGTGCCCTCACAG AACCCAAATTGCAGCCATTCTTGAAGAACCTATATACATACATGTCGATATCGGGGCCTCACTTAGGTTACTGGTACAGCTCAAATTCTTTGTTCAATTCTGGCCTCTGGCTTATGAAAAGGCTCAAGGGAATGCAGTGCATGCATCAGCTCACTTTCAGTGATGACCACGACCCACAGAACACATTTTTTTACAAGCTCTGCAAG CTTAAGACGCTGGAGTACTTCAAAAACATCATTCTGGTATCATCGCCGCAG GATGGATATGTCCCCTATCATTCGGCGAGAATCGATCTCTGCCACGCCTCATCGTCAGATAACTCAAGAAGGGGGCAGGTGTTCACTGAAATGCTCAACAACTGCCTGGACCAGATCCGTGCTCCCACATCCGAAGCAAGGGTGTTCATGCGCTGCGACGTGAATTTCGACCAGTCCGCCCAGGGACGGAACCTGAACACCATGATCGGCAGAGCTGCGCACATAGAGTTCCTGGAGAACGACATCTACGCCAGGTTCATCATGTGGTCCTTCCCTGAGTTGTTCCGATGA
- the LOC120643663 gene encoding uncharacterized protein LOC120643663 isoform X3 has protein sequence MVSFYIPNSEDEGPATSSVILKFDLIYIPTLGNGWTEVEDSSDTELVPVHEFRIPHKALLGLHSYCPVHFDALHSALVDLTIHIVYLKASVTKSSLKTMEQSFGSKSYDIVKASLISREILLEELKKMSNAIGNTLEDLDGTDLTLGKYETIHPSKSGLSSCNKGKGTPTKCTSPQLTGILRDFLESSGVMVGNTSEDVMLYTLSEEELLELFQIVSNQVSFIWNEFLKFHRTHRVKILDYLHAIWDFDRKVEWSIWIIHSKIEIPHRYLRSMTDDSPRHGHLLRISSSRKVHHDPIQNSMSQAELHRKSIAQMKINTRSIQDMHIYADPSCIPVVRIEKHVMIVPRHCSSEDFLTDTSEPGDTFLPPLLRGLSLEKNTSSFKSGYVLRAVIFVHGFQGHHLDLRLVRNQWLLLDPGAECLLSQINEDRTSGDFKEMGRRLANEVVAFLKRKLDRYSKNGSCQEMKLSFVGHSIGNVILRSALTEPKLQPFLKNLYTYMSISGPHLGYWYSSNSLFNSGLWLMKRLKGMQCMHQLTFSDDHDPQNTFFYKLCKLKTLEYFKNIILVSSPQDGYVPYHSARIDLCHASSSDNSRRGQVFTEMLNNCLDQIRAPTSEARVFMRCDVNFDQSAQGRNLNTMIGRAAHIEFLENDIYARFIMWSFPELFR, from the exons ATGGTGTCTTTCTACATACCCAACAGTGAAGATGAG GGTCCAGCAACTTCATCTGTTATACTGAAGTTTGATCTTATATATATCCCAACACTGGGAAATGGGTG GACTGAAGTTGAAGATTCAAGTGACACAGAACTGGTCCCTGTTCATGAATTTAGGATCCCACATAAAGCACTCCTGGGTTTACACTCATATTGCCCTGTTCATTTTGATGCTTTACACTCTGCTCTCGTGGATCTGACAATACACATAGTGTACCTGAAAGCCAGTGTGACTAAATCATCATTGAAG ACGATGGAGCAAAGTTTTGGCTCAAAGTCATATGATATTGTTAAGGCATCACTAATTTCtagggaaatacttcttgaggaaTTGAAGAAGATGAGTAATGCTATTGGTAATACTCTTGAGGATTTAGATGGCACTGACTTAACTCTTGGTAAATATGAGACAATCCATCCATCAAAGTCAGGTTTGTCTAGTTGCAATAAAGGGAAAGGTACACCCACAAAGTGCACTAGTCCCCAGCTGACTGGCATCTTACGTGATTTTCTTGAG AGTTCCGGTGTTATGGTTGGAAACACTTCTGAGGATGTCATGCTGTATACTCTGTCCGAGGAAGAGTTGCTTGAATTATTTCAAATTGTTAGCAACCAAGTCTCATTTATATGGAATGAGTTCTTGAAATTTCACAG GACACATAGAGTCAAGATATTGGATTATTTGCATGCTATTTGGGATTTTGATCGGAAAGTAGAATGGTCAATATGGATTATTCATTCAAAAATTGAGATTCCACATCGCTACTTGAGAAGCATGACTGACGATTCTCCTCGCCATGGCCATTTGCTTCGAATTTCCAGTTCACGGAAGGTCCATCATGAT CCTATACAGAATTCGATGTCACAGGCTGAATTGCACAGGAAAAGTATAGCACAAATGAAG ATTAACACAAGATCAATTCAAGATATGCATATTTATGCCGATCCTTCATGTATCCCTGTTGTCCGCATAGAGAAACATGTCATGATTGTTCCGAGACATTGTTCTAGCGAAGACTTTTTAACAGATACTTCAGAGCCAGGTGACACTTTTCTGCCACCTCTACTACGAGGACTATCTTTGGAGAAAAATACTAGTAGTTTTAAGAGTGGCTACGTATTACGAGCTGTCATTTTTGTGCATGGATTTCAG GGCCATCATTTGGATTTACGCCTTGTTCGAAACCAATGGCTTTTGCTTGATCCTGGAGCTGAATGCCTATTGTCTCAGATAAATGAGGATAGAACTTCAGGAGATTTTAAAGAAATGGGTAGAAGGCTTGCTAATGAAGTAGTGGCATTCCTCAAAAGGAAACTGGACAGGTATTCCAAAAATGGAAGCTGCCAAGAGATGAAGCTTAGTTTTGTTGGTCATTCTATTGGCAACGTTATCCTTAGAAGTGCCCTCACAG AACCCAAATTGCAGCCATTCTTGAAGAACCTATATACATACATGTCGATATCGGGGCCTCACTTAGGTTACTGGTACAGCTCAAATTCTTTGTTCAATTCTGGCCTCTGGCTTATGAAAAGGCTCAAGGGAATGCAGTGCATGCATCAGCTCACTTTCAGTGATGACCACGACCCACAGAACACATTTTTTTACAAGCTCTGCAAG CTTAAGACGCTGGAGTACTTCAAAAACATCATTCTGGTATCATCGCCGCAG GATGGATATGTCCCCTATCATTCGGCGAGAATCGATCTCTGCCACGCCTCATCGTCAGATAACTCAAGAAGGGGGCAGGTGTTCACTGAAATGCTCAACAACTGCCTGGACCAGATCCGTGCTCCCACATCCGAAGCAAGGGTGTTCATGCGCTGCGACGTGAATTTCGACCAGTCCGCCCAGGGACGGAACCTGAACACCATGATCGGCAGAGCTGCGCACATAGAGTTCCTGGAGAACGACATCTACGCCAGGTTCATCATGTGGTCCTTCCCTGAGTTGTTCCGATGA
- the LOC120643662 gene encoding protein ROH1-like — translation MPATDLQGSSAPSHSHSSPFSSFGRSLLSLRRDTPASAAAAVPPPGVEPEMEEFHAHVAAHLADLRAAGGEEEGFMSVAWIRRLLEVFLLCQEEFRVLAAEARRRGALPAQAERLAAEFGERAVRALDVCNAARDGVDQARRWERLAGIAASALLAPPGGEIHEGQLRRARKALADLAVLLIDDAAAAAGGGCPGVASLLASHRNRSFGRARASPSRAASLASSSSSSSSSPSAHFRSLSWSVSRTWSAARQLQAIGAGLAAPRGSEASGLAAPAYAMGCLLHLAAWALVAAVPCPDRGGALQANHLPAAPPRAAFPWAPPLLALQERLAEEGKRKDRRNSCGLLREIHALEKCAQRLAEAIDAAPAPLAGEREAEVREAAAELATVCAAMKDGLDPLERQVREVFHRIVRSRMEGLDSLMLNAD, via the coding sequence ATGCCGGCCACGGACTTGCAGGGCTCATCCGCGCCGTCCCACTCCCACTCCTCCCCGTTCTCCTCCTTCGGCCGCTCGCTCCTCTCCCTCCGCCGCGACACCCCGGcctcggctgcggcggcggtgccgccgcCCGGCGTGGAGCCCGAGATGGAGGAGTTCCACGCCCACGTCGCCGCGCACCTCGCGGACCTGAGGGcagccggcggggaggaggaggggttcATGTCCGTCGCGTGGATCCGGCGCCTGCTGGAGGTGTTCCTGCTGTGCCAGGAGGAGTTCCGGGTGCTGGCGGCcgaggcgcgccgccgcggggcgctCCCGGCGCAGGCGGAGAGGCTGGCGGCGGAGTTCGGGGAGCGCGCCGTCAGGGCGCTCGACGTCTGCAACGCGGCGCGCGACGGGGTGGACCAGGCGCGCCGGTGGGAGCGCCTCGCCGGCATCGCCGCGTCCGCGCTGCTCGCGCCGCCCGGGGGGGAGATCCACGAGggccagctccgccgcgcgcggAAGGCGCTCGCCGACCTCGCCGTGCTACTCATCGacgacgcggccgccgccgcggggggcgGCTGCCCCGGGGTCGCCTCGTTGCTCGCCTCCCACCGCAACCGCTCCTTCGGCCGCGCGCGGGCGTcgccctcccgcgccgcctcgctcgcctcctcctcctcgtcctcgtcgtcgtcgccctcCGCCCACTTCCGCTCGCTCTCGTGGAGCGTGTCCCGCACGtggtcggcggcgcggcagctgcAGGCCATCGGGGCCggcctggccgcgccgcgcgggagCGAGGCCTcgggcctcgccgcgccggcctaCGCCATGGGCTGCCTGCTCCACCTCGCCGCGTgggcgctcgtcgccgccgtcccctgcccggaccgcggcggcgcgctccagGCGAACCacctccccgccgcgccgccgcgcgccgcgttcccctgggcgccgccgctcctcgcgctCCAGGAACGCCTCGCCGAGGAGGGCAAGCGCAAGGACCGGCGCAACTCGTGCGGCCTGCTCAGGGAAATCCACGCGCTGGAGAAGTGCGCGCAGAGGCTCGCCGAGGCTATCGACGCGGCCCCTGCCccactcgccggcgagcgggaggCCGAGGTGCGGGAGGCTGCGGCCGAGCTCGCCACGGTGTGCGCTGCCATGAAGGACGGGCTGGACCCGCTCGAGAGGCAGGTCCGGGAGGTCTTCCACCGCATCGTGCGCAGCCGAATGGAGGGTCTTGATTCACTGATGCTCAATGCCGATTGA
- the LOC120643663 gene encoding protein FAM135A-like isoform X2 encodes METAHEVAIYIDRFHNLDLFQQGWYRIKISALWEDDDHRAPISPARVTQYEAVDIGAKGSFGFWRIDDDDNSFCTQPFLVKYSRQDIYLSVMVSFYIPNSEDEGPATSSVILKFDLIYIPTLGNGWTEVEDSSDTELVPVHEFRIPHKALLGLHSYCPVHFDALHSALVDLTIHIVYLKASVTKSSLKTMEQSFGSKSYDIVKASLISREILLEELKKMSNAIGNTLEDLDGTDLTLGKYETIHPSKSGLSSCNKGKGTPTKCTSPQLTGILRDFLESSGVMVGNTSEDVMLYTLSEEELLELFQIVSNQVSFIWNEFLKFHRTHRVKILDYLHAIWDFDRKVEWSIWIIHSKIEIPHRYLRSMTDDSPRHGHLLRISSSRKVHHDPIQNSMSQAELHRKSIAQMKINTRSIQDMHIYADPSCIPVVRIEKHVMIVPRHCSSEDFLTDTSEPGDTFLPPLLRGLSLEKNTSSFKSGYVLRAVIFVHGFQGHHLDLRLVRNQWLLLDPGAECLLSQINEDRTSGDFKEMGRRLANEVVAFLKRKLDRYSKNGSCQEMKLSFVGHSIGNVILRSALTEPKLQPFLKNLYTYMSISGPHLGYWYSSNSLFNSGLWLMKRLKGMQCMHQLTFSDDHDPQNTFFYKLCKLKTLEYFKNIILVSSPQDGYVPYHSARIDLCHASSSDNSRRGQVFTEMLNNCLDQIRAPTSEARVFMRCDVNFDQSAQGRNLNTMIGRAAHIEFLENDIYARFIMWSFPELFR; translated from the exons ATGGAGACGGCACACGAGGTGGCCATCTACATCGATCGCTTCCACAACCTAGACTTGTTCCAGCAAGG atGGTACCGTATCAAGATTAGTGCCCTGTGGGAGGACGACGATCATAGGGCACCGATATCGCCGGCCAGGGTCACCCAATACGAAG CTGTTGATATTGGTGCGAAGGGCTCATTTGGCTTTTGGAGaatagatgatgatgacaatAGCTTCTGTACACAGCCATTTCTTGTTAAATATTCTAGGCAAGATATTTATCTATCAGTTATGGTGTCTTTCTACATACCCAACAGTGAAGATGAG GGTCCAGCAACTTCATCTGTTATACTGAAGTTTGATCTTATATATATCCCAACACTGGGAAATGGGTG GACTGAAGTTGAAGATTCAAGTGACACAGAACTGGTCCCTGTTCATGAATTTAGGATCCCACATAAAGCACTCCTGGGTTTACACTCATATTGCCCTGTTCATTTTGATGCTTTACACTCTGCTCTCGTGGATCTGACAATACACATAGTGTACCTGAAAGCCAGTGTGACTAAATCATCATTGAAG ACGATGGAGCAAAGTTTTGGCTCAAAGTCATATGATATTGTTAAGGCATCACTAATTTCtagggaaatacttcttgaggaaTTGAAGAAGATGAGTAATGCTATTGGTAATACTCTTGAGGATTTAGATGGCACTGACTTAACTCTTGGTAAATATGAGACAATCCATCCATCAAAGTCAGGTTTGTCTAGTTGCAATAAAGGGAAAGGTACACCCACAAAGTGCACTAGTCCCCAGCTGACTGGCATCTTACGTGATTTTCTTGAG AGTTCCGGTGTTATGGTTGGAAACACTTCTGAGGATGTCATGCTGTATACTCTGTCCGAGGAAGAGTTGCTTGAATTATTTCAAATTGTTAGCAACCAAGTCTCATTTATATGGAATGAGTTCTTGAAATTTCACAG GACACATAGAGTCAAGATATTGGATTATTTGCATGCTATTTGGGATTTTGATCGGAAAGTAGAATGGTCAATATGGATTATTCATTCAAAAATTGAGATTCCACATCGCTACTTGAGAAGCATGACTGACGATTCTCCTCGCCATGGCCATTTGCTTCGAATTTCCAGTTCACGGAAGGTCCATCATGAT CCTATACAGAATTCGATGTCACAGGCTGAATTGCACAGGAAAAGTATAGCACAAATGAAG ATTAACACAAGATCAATTCAAGATATGCATATTTATGCCGATCCTTCATGTATCCCTGTTGTCCGCATAGAGAAACATGTCATGATTGTTCCGAGACATTGTTCTAGCGAAGACTTTTTAACAGATACTTCAGAGCCAGGTGACACTTTTCTGCCACCTCTACTACGAGGACTATCTTTGGAGAAAAATACTAGTAGTTTTAAGAGTGGCTACGTATTACGAGCTGTCATTTTTGTGCATGGATTTCAG GGCCATCATTTGGATTTACGCCTTGTTCGAAACCAATGGCTTTTGCTTGATCCTGGAGCTGAATGCCTATTGTCTCAGATAAATGAGGATAGAACTTCAGGAGATTTTAAAGAAATGGGTAGAAGGCTTGCTAATGAAGTAGTGGCATTCCTCAAAAGGAAACTGGACAGGTATTCCAAAAATGGAAGCTGCCAAGAGATGAAGCTTAGTTTTGTTGGTCATTCTATTGGCAACGTTATCCTTAGAAGTGCCCTCACAG AACCCAAATTGCAGCCATTCTTGAAGAACCTATATACATACATGTCGATATCGGGGCCTCACTTAGGTTACTGGTACAGCTCAAATTCTTTGTTCAATTCTGGCCTCTGGCTTATGAAAAGGCTCAAGGGAATGCAGTGCATGCATCAGCTCACTTTCAGTGATGACCACGACCCACAGAACACATTTTTTTACAAGCTCTGCAAG CTTAAGACGCTGGAGTACTTCAAAAACATCATTCTGGTATCATCGCCGCAG GATGGATATGTCCCCTATCATTCGGCGAGAATCGATCTCTGCCACGCCTCATCGTCAGATAACTCAAGAAGGGGGCAGGTGTTCACTGAAATGCTCAACAACTGCCTGGACCAGATCCGTGCTCCCACATCCGAAGCAAGGGTGTTCATGCGCTGCGACGTGAATTTCGACCAGTCCGCCCAGGGACGGAACCTGAACACCATGATCGGCAGAGCTGCGCACATAGAGTTCCTGGAGAACGACATCTACGCCAGGTTCATCATGTGGTCCTTCCCTGAGTTGTTCCGATGA